Below is a genomic region from Rosa chinensis cultivar Old Blush chromosome 5, RchiOBHm-V2, whole genome shotgun sequence.
CCGATTTTCTAAATCAGTGTTGAATTCTCAGTCTCTGAATTTCTGGAAATGGAAGCTTCTGGTTTCAATGGCGCCCCCAGATTCGACGACGAACAGGGCTTGAGGGTTTTGCTCGACGCGTTTGGCCCTGCGTTTTCCATTGAGGAAATCGCTTCGGCTTATTGCAAGGCCGGGAAGAACGCCGAGGCCGCCGCCGAGACTCTGGCTCTCTCCGCCACCAGCGCCGGCGAAGAGTCGTCGGGAGTGGTATCGGATGATGGTGGGATTGGGAAGAAGGACAAAACGACGTCGGATAATGGGAGTGGGAATTCGAGGGGTGCGAAGACGAAGTATCGGTCGGTTTCAGTGGGGAGTGTTTCTGGTGTTATTGGGAAGCATTATGGGAACAAAACGACGTCGTCGGGTGGTAATGGAGGGAAGGCGTTGAGAGTGGACACGAAGTCCAAGGTGTTGCCGATTCCGGAGAGCTGGGTGGAAAAGGCCGAGTCTTGTTCTTCTTCGGCTGGGGATGATGTGCTTCACCAGGACATGGAGGATTTTCTGTTCAATATGCTTGGAGAGGGGTTCAAGCTCGATAGGGATGTGATTCGAGACGTTCTTGGTAAAGTATCTAACCCGAAAACTAGTGTTGTTTGTGTTTTGTTTCAGCCATTTGCTTAGTTTTATGTCAGCTATGATTTGCTAGCATGAAAATGTTTGGCATTGTTGTGGAAAATGTTTGGATGATTTGAATGTTATCTAGCATGATTAGGAGTAATTGGAGATGATATACCATGTTAAATGGGGTGGATGCCTATAATCAATACGCACAATCGAATGAGTATGCACACCTATGGTTGTGGGAGTTAAGAGTGGAAGGAGGTTGAACGAAAGGATTTAAAGTATGAAATTGATTAGATTGCTGTGTTTGTTTGATTAGAATCTTAAATCAATAATCAGAATCTCAAATCTATTGTAGTTTTGTTGATGTTGCTGTGGCAGttgaatagtttttttttggtGACCATAATGTAAGAACACTAATCTGGCTTTCTTTTTGCAGATAGTTGTGGATATGATATGGAAAAGGTATACAGCATTCTCGAGGCTTTTCTCTGTCTTCTGTCATATGGATGTCGTTATATCTTGTAATTAGCTATGGTCTATTCTTGGAAAATTTGGGCTATGTTTTTCTTTAGGTTTGGCTAGGTCTCTTTGTGCTGACATGCAATGCTCTTTTGAATTCTTAAGCAATATCTTTTCTATTCTGTTCCTTTTCAAAAGAAACTTTTATAGTTTTAACTGAGTAGAGCAAATGTAATGGTAGACTACATCCAGTTGTTTGATTGTAGCCTATCAGATTGTACCTGCATTGCCCGCAGGGGAATTTTCTAGTCTATATATGAGTAAAAAGCCTATCTTCATCTCTACCCCAAAGGCGGTTTATTATggctttctttgtttgttttgtttttgtttttgtattttttttctctctctctctcttttctcaagACACTTTCCTATTCAATCTGTTCAGTAAAATAATTTCTTAAGTTTTTCCTAATGCTATACCTTTTATTTTCTAAAGCTGTTAGACATTGGCAAGATTTATTCACATATAAGTGCTTCTAAGCAATgacttttttatttacttttaattaCCATTCAGAGCATGGAAAATCTGATCAGTTTGTCAACGTCAGCCTCGGATGAAAGAAACGAAGTCATCTCTAACTCCAATGATAAGGTCAGTAACATTTCCAACCATTTAGGAGCCTAAACAGGATTGTATTAGCTTTGATGCTTTCTGAATTATAATAATATGTTAATACGCTTCAATGATGTATGCTccaattttatattttaaaggCCGTTCAACTTTCTCTAAAAGGCCATTCTGATGTACTCTTAACATGTTATCAAGCTTTAGAATTTGAAAACTGCATATAAGGAGATATATGACATCATAGATTTGTATAAACTGCTTGTTAAGAGGACCTCATTTCTGTTGCCCTTACTTTTATGTCATCACACAATATACATATTATTAAAATGCAAACTAAGAGAAGAGGTAGAAATCTGTCAAGCACAGATTAGTTATTGCTATTCTACCTCTCTGTCTTATTTAAGATTATTGTCCAGTCTGCAGGCTCATATCTGAAATTGGAAGAATCTTCTCAGAGAAAGCACATAAACTCCACTGAAGGGTAGGTTCTGTCCTTACTTTTGTTATACTTACCAAGTATTATCCCTGTGTTTGCTATACAAAGAGGGGGAGGGAGAAGATGGTGAGTATTTAAAATACTTAGGTTATACAATTATCAGTCTGACTTATCTATATTCGTCTTCTTGCAGTAATGGAGACAAGGCTTCAAATACAAATGAAGTAGAATCtgctggaaaagaaaagaagagatttGATCTACAGAAGGAACTTTTGGCTGCTCTCTTCAATGCTCCCGAGAGACCCGAGGAGCCGGAGCTACCAAAAACAAGAATAGTAAGATCAATGAAGGGATATGCAGACTACGGCCATTTGGTGCTTGAACCTCCAAAAGATTCCTTTTCAGATCACAAGACACCTGTGGTCTATCAACAGCATCATACTGAGGATGGTATGCACCCTTTTCTCTACACTGGTGTTTCCCTGGTACCCTCTATGGAGCAGAATAGTTGGATCAATCTGTGTTGTAAAGGAATTCATTCAGTTCCTACTAAATCCAAATTAAGCCTAAATATGGATCTATAAGGCACAGTCTCCTTGCTTTGTACTTGTATTTTCCTGACCCCTTCATAACTGTGCTGTAATTGCAGATGCAGATGATGAAGTTAGGTACCAGGTTCTTCGCAAAAGTGTGAAGGAGTATCGGAGTACGATGAAGGAGTATTACCAGGCAGTAAGTAGCTTTATATGGCTTAGTTTATTCCAtttatttgaaatatattatACATGCACAGTAGTTGCTTGTGGTATTCTTGTAACTTTGCACACTATGGGGTAAAgaaattagttttcttttgttagGCTGTAGACGCATTTTCTAAGGGAGATCGTATTCGAGCAGACAAACTTATGGAACAGGTAAAGTCTCCATCTTACTGTCATGAAGAAGTGATTACATATTAAATTCCTATGAATATGATACGGCTTCCGACTACTTTACAAATAGCTTTACTTAACCCGGCCTTCATACATGctctattattttgtttttgtggtgCTTCCTTAGATTTAAGTGTGGCTAGATTGACTTTTGAGGCCGTGAATAGTATTGTCTGGGCCTTGGCTGATAATTATCATAATATTGGCTGTTGTTTTTTTTAGATTCGTATATGGTTCAGATGGGTTCCATTTTTGAAACCAAGTTACAAACGTACAATAGTTTGTTCAAGAAATCCCCTGATCCCATGCACGTGAACTGAACTAGCTTGACCTGGACTTAGTTTAGAAATATTTCTTATCAGATAAGATTCTAAGATAAAGGGGAAATTGCTTCAGAAATTAAATGAATTTATGACCTCTAATGTACTATGGCATGGCAGGGACATTTTTTCCAGAAAAAGGCACGCGAAGCAGATGAGGAGTCAAATAAAATGATCCTTAAACCTAGGTCAGCATCCTTTTTTTGTGTTGTCCAACCCTCTTAGGACATTGGTCAAGGGTGGTTCATAGGACATTGGTTAAGCTTGGTTCATAGGACATTGATATTTTTCTTTCACTGGGTTCTTTGTCAGAGATGCTGAGACACAAGGGGATATAGTGCTTGACTTGCATGAAGGTGGTGCCAAGGAGGCAATACGTCTTCTGAAGTGTCatctttcttcattttctggtATCTCATGTAAGTGATTTGGTCTCATAGCCCTATTTCTATAACTTTTTCTCCATAatattgaatttgttttgttgtCCTTTTGGTCAGCAATCAAGCATCTTAAGGTCATTATTGATACAAAGGAGGGAGATATCTTGAAAGGATCTCGCAGACGATTAGCAGTAAGACCTCTTCAATTATACTTGCTGCTTATGTTTGAAAATGCTTGATATTTTACTTTCATATTATCAATTGACGCAGGTTTTGAAGCTTCTGGAGGAAGAATCAATCAAGTGGGTTGAAGGAGACAATGCTGGAACAATACTAATCCAGTTGGATAGTATTAACCGAAAAAAGTTAACTTTTCTCAAAAAGTAGTGGAATCAAGTTGTTATCTCAAAAGGATCCATCTTTGGAGATAATCAACATATGAACTATCAAATAGGTGACAGTATCAAAAAGAGAAGTGAAAATTGGTACAATTTTTTGGCAAAATATAGTTTTGGTTCTGAAAGAAAATGAAGCTTATTAGAACGAAAGGAAATTTCGATGAGTTCAAAATTGTCACATTTGAGGCTTTTGCAATGTAATGACAGTGAATGAAGAATAGTGCACCTGTCATTGAAATCTTGGAATATCATTTTTACTTTGGGTTTGAGTTTTCCTTCTTAGTGGTACTGTTTACCTTCTTAGAACGAAAGAAAATTTCGATGAGTTCAAAATAGTCACATTTGAGGCTTTTGCAATGTAATGACAGTGAATGAAGCATAGTGCACCTGTCATTGAAATGTTGGAATGTCATTGTTTCTTCTTTGGgtttgagtttttcttcttAATGGGTACTGTTTACCTCTCAATAATAGTGCACCTGTCATTGAAATCTTGGATGTCATTGTTACTTCTTTGGGTCTGAGTTTTTCTTCTTAATAGGTACTGTTTACCTCTCAATAATAGATGCAGTACATATAATCTTGGATGTGTGCCATTACTTGCAACTTAAAAGGGTATAGGCCCTAATGAAGTACTTCTAACCGAGCAGAGGAAAAAACATGCATCTAATTTGGATTTACTTGATCCCATCTCATGCTATTTGAACTAAACTTTGTTGTCCACTTGTCCATGGAATTTGTACTCGATTACTTGAATGTTCAATTGGCAAAAAGATTCGTAGATTCATAACTCTAGATGTTAAGAACATTTTACGTGTCTTcatatcttcttctttctcttttttggaTAATGCTTCTAATTGTATGCCAAAAACCTCAACACAAGTCACACACCACTATTGGGACCAAAAGAGACCCATGGTCCCATGCCCATCAAAATCGTCAGGTAGAACCCACCATAGAGAATCAAAACCGGGGTCAAATCACCCAAAAGAATAAAGAATCAACCAAATCAACGGTCCAGATCTCATGACAGAGAGCCTCCactattcctcaactgaaattACCCATAAAACCCACCCGGTCTTCTTCGTTTTAGGTCTTTCTCTATAATAAAACCTCAACAAagtctctccctttctctccctctctgcGATTTTGCTTGTGGGTTTTCGAATTCAGAGCTCAATGGGTGGTGGGTCAGTGAAGGATGTGAAATCGAAGCAGGAGCTTGACGGGTTGGTTCAGAGTGGCGCACCGGTTGTGCTTCACTTCTGGGCTTCATGGTGTGAGGCCTCAAAGCACATGGACGAGGTCTTCTCACATCTGTCTACTGATTTCCCTCATGCCCATTTCTTGAGGGTAAGTTTGGTTCTCGGTTTTGAACCCAATTTTGTGTTTTGTATAAACCCTGTTCTGAATTTTGGTTTCTGAGATTGAGTTTGTGGTGGGTTTTTGTAGGTTGAGGCTGAGGAGCAGCCTGAGATTTCTGAGGCTTATGCGGTTTCTGCTGTGCCGTTCTTTGTGTTTGCCAAGGTATATGGTTGTTGGGTATTGCAGCGTTTTTCTTAGTGATTAGCAGTGAGCATAATTGTGTTGTTTGACGTGTGAGTGTATCTATTTAGCTTTCGAATGCAATAGTGAAGTTTTTAATCTACTGTGAGAATAGGCTTGGTTGTATAATTTGGGGGACTTTTATTATGTTGATATAGGCAGTATTGATAAGAGTAGCTTTGGTAGTAGGAGTAAGAGTTGGTGGTGGAATTTAAACACTATAGATTGAGTGAGTGGGGATGGTGTTAGGGTCATAAGACGATGAACTTGTTGAAACAAGCCTTCATCAATTTGAATGACTATCCAACTGAAAAAGGTGATTTTTAACTAGATTTGAGAGATTTCTGCTGCAGTTCCAGAAATTTGTGTAACTTGCTCTGTGTACGTAGGAAAGTAGTCAGGTCTGCTACCATTAGTTAATTGTGAGAGAATGTGATTAAGAGCTAGGGGAAGATGAGTTAAAAGCTTAGTTTTCAGAAGGTAAAACTTCTTGAGTATGTTGGTCTAGTATGCTAATTATTGGTATATGGTGTATGCTAGTATGCTAAATATGTATCTCAAAGGCAGCACAATCTTAAGTATGGTAGATTACTTTTGCTGATGATAAACTGTTAAATTTATTTCATTATTGCCTTCTGAGCCCCTGTTCTTATGTACCTTTTCTCAACTTTATCAGTTTCCTACTGTTTGGGCTGTCTTTCTCTTCTCTGGGGGAAAGGGGTCGTAAAACAATCTCTCTCTTACTAAAATTTCTCCATTGTGTATTTATATAGGATGGTAAGATTGCTGATAAATTGGAAGGTGCAGATCCATCTAGTTTGGCCAATAAAGTTGCTAAGGTTGCTGGGTCAGTTAACCCTGGAGAACCTGCAGCTCCTGCCAGCCTTGGGATGGCTGCTGGTGCGACTATCCTTGAAACCATTAAAGAGTTGGCAAAAGAAAATGGGTCTTCCCAGGAAAAGATTGGAGCCAGTGATACATTGAAAAAGCGGCTGCAGCAGCTGATTGAATCTAATCCAATCATGCTTTTCATGAAAGGAAACCCCGAAGAGCCCAAATGTGGATTCAGCCAAAAAGTTGTCGACATTTTGAAGGAAGAGAAGGTCAAATTTGGAAGTTTCGATATTCTATCAGACAATGAAGTTAGAGAAGGTTTAAAGAAGTTCTCTAACTGGCCAACATTTCCTCAGCTTTACTGCAAAGGGGAGCTTCTTGGTGGGTGTGACATTGCAATTTCAATGCACGAAAGTGGTGAActaaaggaagttttcagagaccATGGTATCGATACATTTGATTCTGCTGGGGCAAAAGTGACTGAAGCTGGAAGTGGAAAAGGTGGAACCTCAGCAGCTACCGGTTTGAGTTCAACTCTTACCTCTCGGCTTGAAAGCCTCATTCATTCAAGCCCAGTTATGCTGTTTATGAAGGGAAAACCGGAAGAACCCAAGTGTGGGTTCAGCCGGAAGGTAGTTGATATCCTTGCACAAGAAAAGGTGGAGTTTCAGACCTTTGATATTCTTTCTGATGAGGAAGTTCGTCAAGGGCTCAAAGTTCATTCAAACTGGTCCAGTTATCCTCAACTATATATTAAGGGTGAACTTATTGGTGGATCAGACATTGTGTTGGAGATGCAGAAAAGTGGAGAACTCAAAAACGTTTTGGCAGAGAATGGGATTGTTCAGAAAGATACTCTGGAAGATCGTTtaaagaaattgatttcttcTTCACCAGTGATGCTCTTCATGAAGGGCACACCGGATGCTCCGAAATGTGGTTTTAGTTCCAAAGTTGTTAATGCCCTTACAGAAGATGGTGTTAGTTTTGGGTCATTTGATATTTTGACTGATGAGGAGGTGAGGCAGGGGCTTAAAGTCTTCTCAAACTGGCCAACCTTCCCTCAGCTGTATTACAAAGGTGAGCTAATAGGAGGAAGCGATATTATACTGGAACTGAAGAACAATGGAGAGCTTAAGGCTACTCTGACGGAGTGAAACCTTGGCCCTGTTTTATCAAATAATCCCAGAAAACCGTGAAATCAATTGTTATTCTGATGTGTTGAAGTGTCTGATGACATTAGACACTTTCTAAAAGTTTGCTTTAGATGCTTTCTTAATATACCGAGTCATATGTTTCCTTGATAATTGATGTTTGCACACTTGGGATTATTTGTGATAAGCAATTTCTGAAGTTCATCTTTTGCTGCTTGGTTATTTTTGAAATGGAAGTTTGTTGCCACAGATTACCTAGAGACATGAAAGTGCAACACACATTGAAATGCATATTATTGTGGATTCAATAGATGTGTGAGATTATACGTATTCCCACAATCCTACAGTTTCTAGGGCTTGGACTAGGAAAGTTGCATCTGAAGCTCCATTTTTTGTTTCCTTGGGTTCTT
It encodes:
- the LOC112201717 gene encoding monothiol glutaredoxin-S17, translating into MGGGSVKDVKSKQELDGLVQSGAPVVLHFWASWCEASKHMDEVFSHLSTDFPHAHFLRVEAEEQPEISEAYAVSAVPFFVFAKDGKIADKLEGADPSSLANKVAKVAGSVNPGEPAAPASLGMAAGATILETIKELAKENGSSQEKIGASDTLKKRLQQLIESNPIMLFMKGNPEEPKCGFSQKVVDILKEEKVKFGSFDILSDNEVREGLKKFSNWPTFPQLYCKGELLGGCDIAISMHESGELKEVFRDHGIDTFDSAGAKVTEAGSGKGGTSAATGLSSTLTSRLESLIHSSPVMLFMKGKPEEPKCGFSRKVVDILAQEKVEFQTFDILSDEEVRQGLKVHSNWSSYPQLYIKGELIGGSDIVLEMQKSGELKNVLAENGIVQKDTLEDRLKKLISSSPVMLFMKGTPDAPKCGFSSKVVNALTEDGVSFGSFDILTDEEVRQGLKVFSNWPTFPQLYYKGELIGGSDIILELKNNGELKATLTE
- the LOC112201715 gene encoding putative nuclear RNA export factor SDE5; its protein translation is MEASGFNGAPRFDDEQGLRVLLDAFGPAFSIEEIASAYCKAGKNAEAAAETLALSATSAGEESSGVVSDDGGIGKKDKTTSDNGSGNSRGAKTKYRSVSVGSVSGVIGKHYGNKTTSSGGNGGKALRVDTKSKVLPIPESWVEKAESCSSSAGDDVLHQDMEDFLFNMLGEGFKLDRDVIRDVLDSCGYDMEKSMENLISLSTSASDERNEVISNSNDKSAGSYLKLEESSQRKHINSTEGNGDKASNTNEVESAGKEKKRFDLQKELLAALFNAPERPEEPELPKTRIVRSMKGYADYGHLVLEPPKDSFSDHKTPVVYQQHHTEDDADDEVRYQVLRKSVKEYRSTMKEYYQAAVDAFSKGDRIRADKLMEQGHFFQKKAREADEESNKMILKPRDAETQGDIVLDLHEGGAKEAIRLLKCHLSSFSGISSIKHLKVIIDTKEGDILKGSRRRLAVLKLLEEESIKWVEGDNAGTILIQLDSINRKKLTFLKK